The following proteins come from a genomic window of Populus nigra chromosome 6, ddPopNigr1.1, whole genome shotgun sequence:
- the LOC133696533 gene encoding heavy metal-associated isoprenylated plant protein 20 has product MGALDDLSDYLSDLFTAARKKRKRKPMQTVDIKVKMDCDGCERRVKNSVSSMKGVKSVEVNRKQSRVTVSGNVEPNKVLKKVKSTGKRAEFWPYVPYNLVAYPYAAQAYDKKAPAGYVKNVVQALPSPNATDERFTSMFSDENPNACSIM; this is encoded by the exons ATGGGTGCTCTTGACGATCTCTCAGATTACCTCTCAGACTTGTTTACAGCTGCcaggaagaagaggaaaagaaaaccaaTGCAG aCAGTTGATATCAAAGTGAAGATGGATTGCGATGGCTGTGAAAGGAGGGTCAAAAATTCTGTTTCCTCCATGAAGG gcgTTAAATCAGTAGAAGTGAACAGAAAGCAAAGCCGGGTGACTGTCAGCGGGAATGTTGAGCCAAACAAGGTCTTGAAGAAAGTGAAGAGCACAGGAAAGAGGGCTGAGTTTTGGCCATATGTCCCATACAACTTGGTGGCTTATCCTTATGCTGCTCAAGCCTATGATAAGAAAGCACCTGCAGGCTATGTGAAGAATGTGGTTCAGGCACTTCCGAGCCCCAACGCAACAGATGAAAGATTTACATCTATGTTCAGCGATGAAAACCCGAATGCATGTTCCATCATGTAG